In Arthrobacter alpinus, a single window of DNA contains:
- the secG gene encoding preprotein translocase subunit SecG gives MEALQIALQILLGVTSLLLTLLILLHKGRGGGLSDMFGGGMSSNLGSSGVAERNLNRFTVILGLVWGAVIIGLGLIMSYGNIGG, from the coding sequence GTGGAAGCACTACAAATCGCCCTGCAGATCCTCCTGGGTGTCACCAGCTTGCTGTTGACCTTGCTGATTCTGCTGCACAAGGGCCGTGGCGGAGGCCTGTCCGACATGTTTGGTGGCGGCATGAGCTCCAACCTCGGCTCCTCCGGTGTGGCTGAGCGCAACCTCAACCGCTTCACGGTGATCCTTGGACTTGTCTGGGGTGCGGTCATCATTGGTCTGGGCCTGATCA
- the tpiA gene encoding triose-phosphate isomerase — MTTSTNGNFDRTPLIAGNWKMNMDHVQGITLLQKLAWTLSDARHDFSRVEVAVFPPFTDLRGVQTLVQGDKLKLVYGGQDLSDKDSGAYTGDISGAFLNKLGCAYVLVGHSERREFHNESDELLNAKVKAAFRNEVTPVLCAGEGLEIRQAGTHVEHTLEQIRGGVAGLTAEQAATLVIAYEPVWAIGTGEVAGPEDAQEMCAAIRAELEVLFDAETAAKTRLLYGGSVKANNVGAIMAERDVDGVLVGGASLDAGEFANIARFENHLVTN, encoded by the coding sequence ATGACAACTTCAACCAACGGTAACTTTGACCGGACGCCGCTGATCGCCGGCAACTGGAAGATGAACATGGACCACGTCCAGGGCATCACGTTGCTGCAAAAGCTTGCATGGACCTTGTCCGATGCGCGCCACGATTTCAGCCGGGTGGAAGTTGCAGTCTTCCCGCCGTTCACAGACCTTCGCGGCGTCCAGACCTTGGTCCAGGGCGACAAGCTCAAGCTGGTCTACGGCGGTCAGGACCTGTCCGACAAGGATTCAGGCGCCTACACGGGTGACATCTCCGGAGCTTTCCTGAACAAGCTTGGCTGCGCCTACGTCCTCGTTGGACACAGCGAACGCCGCGAGTTCCACAATGAGAGCGACGAACTGCTCAACGCCAAGGTCAAGGCGGCCTTCCGCAACGAGGTCACTCCTGTCCTGTGCGCCGGTGAAGGTCTTGAGATCCGTCAGGCCGGTACTCACGTTGAGCACACCCTCGAGCAGATTCGTGGCGGTGTGGCCGGCTTGACTGCCGAGCAGGCCGCAACACTCGTCATCGCCTATGAGCCCGTCTGGGCCATCGGCACCGGCGAAGTCGCCGGACCGGAGGATGCACAGGAAATGTGTGCCGCCATCCGTGCCGAGCTGGAAGTTCTCTTTGACGCCGAAACCGCTGCCAAGACCCGCCTGCTCTACGGTGGATCCGTCAAGGCCAACAACGTCGGTGCCATCATGGCCGAGCGTGATGTTGACGGCGTACTGGTAGGTGGCGCAAGCCTGGATGCTGGCGAATTTGCCAACATCGCCCGCTTTGAAAACCACCTAGTCACCAACTAA